The following coding sequences lie in one Sporocytophaga myxococcoides DSM 11118 genomic window:
- a CDS encoding Ig-like domain-containing protein gives MKPFYRVKTIAVIAFLLLFKTVYSQQLAFPSAEGYGKFTTGGRGGKLYIVSNLNDAGNGSLREALQASGKRTVIFKISGIIKLQSGINISNGDLSILGQTAPGDGICVANYTVQLSASNIIIRYMRFRPGSIQTSEYDASWGRNNSNIILDHCSYSWGNDEQASFYDNTNFTMQYCIITESFYHSTHPKGDHGFGGIWGGMGATFHHNLIANHTSRTPRFCGARYHLTTASTEKVDFRNNLIFNWGYNNVYGGESGNHNLVNNYYKPGPATLSGKVRYRIVEPSDSKSAGNPISKWYVSGNYIDGNATVSSDNWNGGVQPGDASIALSELKLNSALSGININTQSAADAYTKVLATAGASLKRDAVDTRTVNSVKSGTSNYGGAYGAKTGIIDNETQVGGFPTYTSTTGPIDSDNDGMPDAWETAHGLNKSTSDQNADRDGDGYTNLEEYAGCLVGEFTTCDPTPVNASPTVNITSPTNNASFYEPASITINASALDTDGLISKVEFYNGATLLGTDATSTYSYTWGGVGAGTYTITAKATDNSGAVTASSPVTIIVNGIAKDCNGTINGTATLDNCSRCVGGTTGKTTCTSVSEAETEACNFDGVIEKKNAGYKGNSYLNIDNAIGTSVIFKISASNAGNATISFRYANGGTTDRPATVTLNNEVLHNNLSFSSTGTFTTWNSVDFQLNVQEGINTLELSSATTDGLPNIDQLGFVSQGIAFANCQVVTALEDIQKENSVSIYPNPSNSFFSISLYKPEDIEITNGEGKILKSFSNVSFQEFGDDLKPGLYFAKIKNKVYKFVKY, from the coding sequence ATGAAACCATTTTATCGGGTAAAAACAATTGCAGTAATAGCATTCTTACTTCTATTCAAAACTGTCTATTCACAACAACTGGCATTTCCTTCAGCAGAAGGTTATGGAAAATTCACTACAGGTGGTAGAGGTGGAAAGCTATATATAGTTAGCAATTTAAATGACGCAGGTAACGGTTCTTTGAGAGAAGCGTTACAAGCGAGTGGCAAAAGAACTGTAATTTTTAAAATATCGGGCATAATCAAGCTTCAGTCCGGTATAAATATCAGCAATGGAGATCTTTCTATATTAGGTCAGACAGCTCCTGGTGATGGAATTTGTGTTGCTAATTACACAGTACAATTATCAGCAAGCAATATAATTATCAGATATATGCGTTTCAGACCGGGAAGTATCCAAACTAGTGAATACGACGCATCCTGGGGGCGTAATAATAGCAATATTATTCTGGATCATTGTTCTTATTCATGGGGTAATGATGAACAGGCTAGTTTTTATGACAATACCAATTTCACTATGCAATATTGCATCATTACTGAAAGCTTTTATCATTCTACACATCCTAAAGGAGATCACGGGTTTGGAGGAATCTGGGGAGGAATGGGTGCAACCTTTCATCACAACCTTATTGCAAACCACACAAGCAGAACACCACGTTTTTGCGGAGCACGTTATCATTTAACAACAGCTTCTACTGAGAAAGTTGATTTTCGTAACAACTTGATTTTTAATTGGGGCTATAACAATGTGTATGGTGGAGAATCTGGTAATCATAATTTGGTAAACAACTATTACAAACCCGGTCCTGCTACGCTAAGCGGAAAAGTAAGATACCGGATTGTAGAACCTTCTGATTCAAAATCAGCAGGAAATCCAATCAGCAAATGGTATGTGAGTGGTAACTATATTGATGGGAATGCAACAGTGAGCTCAGATAACTGGAATGGTGGTGTACAACCCGGCGATGCTTCTATTGCACTTAGCGAACTAAAACTAAACTCAGCTCTCTCTGGAATAAACATCAATACACAATCGGCTGCGGATGCTTATACCAAAGTACTAGCGACAGCAGGAGCCAGTCTTAAAAGAGACGCCGTAGATACACGAACTGTAAACTCAGTCAAAAGCGGGACATCGAATTATGGAGGAGCATACGGAGCAAAAACCGGAATCATTGATAATGAAACACAAGTAGGAGGTTTCCCTACTTATACTAGTACGACAGGCCCAATAGATTCTGATAACGACGGAATGCCGGATGCATGGGAAACAGCTCATGGTTTGAACAAATCAACATCAGATCAAAATGCAGATCGTGATGGAGATGGATATACCAACCTTGAAGAGTATGCAGGATGTCTGGTAGGTGAATTTACCACATGCGACCCAACCCCAGTTAATGCATCGCCGACAGTGAACATTACTTCACCCACAAACAATGCAAGTTTTTATGAACCTGCTTCCATTACAATCAATGCTTCTGCATTGGATACAGATGGTTTGATATCGAAAGTGGAGTTTTATAACGGAGCAACTTTGTTGGGAACTGATGCTACTTCAACATATAGCTATACATGGGGTGGAGTAGGTGCAGGGACATATACCATCACTGCTAAAGCAACAGATAATTCGGGTGCAGTGACTGCATCTTCTCCGGTTACGATAATTGTAAATGGCATAGCAAAAGATTGCAACGGTACCATCAATGGTACAGCTACTTTGGATAATTGCAGTCGTTGCGTTGGTGGAACAACGGGTAAAACTACTTGCACATCCGTGAGTGAAGCTGAAACAGAAGCTTGTAACTTTGATGGTGTTATTGAAAAGAAAAACGCAGGTTATAAAGGGAATTCCTATCTCAATATTGATAATGCAATAGGAACTTCAGTCATATTTAAAATTTCTGCCAGCAATGCAGGGAATGCTACCATAAGCTTCCGCTATGCAAATGGAGGAACAACAGACAGGCCAGCTACAGTTACACTGAACAATGAAGTTCTTCATAATAACCTCAGCTTTTCATCCACAGGTACCTTTACTACATGGAATTCTGTGGATTTTCAACTAAACGTTCAGGAGGGAATTAACACCTTGGAATTATCTTCTGCCACCACTGATGGACTGCCCAATATAGATCAACTAGGTTTCGTGAGTCAGGGAATAGCTTTTGCAAATTGTCAGGTTGTTACTGCCTTGGAAGATATTCAAAAGGAAAATTCAGTTTCAATTTATCCGAATCCGAGTAACAGTTTTTTTTCTATCAGCTTATATAAACCAGAGGATATTGAAATTACAAATGGTGAAGGAAAGATTCTGAAAAGTTTCAGCAATGTGTCTTTTCAGGAGTTTGGTGATGATCTGAAGCCTGGATTATACTTTGCCAAAATTAAGAACAAAGTTTACAAGTTTGTGAAATACTAG
- a CDS encoding NADP-dependent oxidoreductase: MKTTPQSEGIGTKSKASGDKMKAIVIHNYGDANVLHAEEVTIPKIGQDDILVKVQAAGINPIDWKIREGYKKDFLDNNNPGILGWDVAGTVTEVGDLVTRFKPGDKIFANPTAARNGAYAEYIIIRSYEAALAPKNISLIEAAGVPLAAQTAWIGLFEKANLKSDQKVLIHGAAGGVGTFAVQLAKIAGAHVIGTCSKENIEMVKSIGADQVIDYKSEDFSIKLKNIDVVLDTIGGDTQVKSLKVLKSGGTLVSTVGVNAAEKAPRSDVNTIAYYSIANGARLAEIGGLIEKGLIKVIIDRTFPYEDVKEAHQLSETHHAKGKIILTMDQKTKG; the protein is encoded by the coding sequence ATGAAAACAACTCCACAATCAGAAGGAATAGGAACCAAATCAAAAGCTTCAGGAGATAAAATGAAAGCCATTGTAATTCATAATTATGGCGATGCTAATGTTCTTCATGCTGAAGAAGTGACTATTCCAAAAATTGGACAAGATGATATTCTAGTTAAAGTACAAGCCGCAGGAATTAATCCGATAGACTGGAAAATTAGAGAAGGATACAAAAAAGATTTTTTGGATAATAATAACCCTGGAATTCTGGGTTGGGATGTAGCAGGAACAGTAACAGAAGTTGGTGATCTTGTTACCAGATTCAAACCTGGAGACAAAATATTTGCCAATCCAACAGCCGCAAGAAACGGAGCTTATGCTGAATACATTATAATTCGTTCTTATGAAGCTGCTCTTGCTCCCAAAAATATTTCCTTGATAGAAGCAGCTGGTGTTCCTCTAGCAGCCCAGACTGCCTGGATTGGATTGTTTGAGAAAGCTAATTTAAAATCAGATCAAAAAGTATTGATCCATGGTGCAGCTGGTGGAGTTGGTACATTTGCCGTGCAATTAGCCAAAATTGCAGGTGCACATGTAATAGGAACCTGTTCTAAAGAAAATATTGAAATGGTCAAAAGTATTGGTGCAGACCAGGTAATAGATTACAAAAGTGAAGATTTCAGCATCAAGCTAAAAAATATAGATGTGGTGCTAGATACAATCGGAGGTGATACTCAGGTTAAATCTTTAAAGGTACTTAAATCAGGAGGTACGCTGGTTTCAACAGTTGGTGTTAATGCTGCTGAGAAAGCCCCACGTTCAGATGTGAACACAATAGCTTATTATTCGATTGCTAATGGAGCAAGATTAGCTGAGATCGGAGGTTTAATCGAAAAAGGTTTAATAAAAGTAATTATTGACAGGACTTTCCCATATGAGGACGTAAAAGAGGCTCATCAATTAAGCGAAACGCATCATGCTAAGGGTAAGATTATATTAACAATGGATCAAAAAACAAAAGGATAA
- a CDS encoding gliding motility-associated C-terminal domain-containing protein translates to MRNKLDPVNHRSYDLDKRKIFSIKHCNIFNLFAPLINISFTKKVCSNYVKNSPVCCNTTIFRFLFICFLSFTHVICKAQITIDSINTTISSCGNNGIASIFAKSKKSDPALMYELISGPSTTIIQNSPVFSSLSPGNYEVKIYDVDFNTKVEQFTITGNYLLPSLNPVGINPICPGFTNGQIKGNPDITKGRAPFTWEMISPVSSIPQLSDQFTNLTTGSYTIRMTDACGNFQTRTVILGTGSTGLSQWSNGVPVVSKVGCDSMILMHYFKISKEYAKISLTLTIESPVGVINKKVIPTPIDTINFFPGLYWIIDTIAGADYGQHLKVCLTDTCGVSICGATETISPFDFDLEYKVSGNCDNKMSAIVILKSYPWYSDYMYTDIMKPIKMTLTDIALNTVVDSMECTKDMACGLTLNEHEGGRNYKLQIIDGCGTVFEKDILWPIPDAPFIAFGSGAGCLDSTSIGYFQVFNFRSVATMEFLSGPTTLGSTKPGYKFSDKITYPKSFQIIPGGQFSIKNMVPGRYTYRCSDHCGNVITDSIEIYPFTVSNFKYSFSLKKGCAGDNILYFDGRSDNTAGLHIKDLSTGNYIYLNQNVWSNDSLTSLPPGKYGLEIYYGNYNLGGYFYNGSMSDKNNDCWAVYDTITIPAHNFNAVKSNVSIFCNGNTFVEINVDSTSGVPPYQYEITSGPKVFPLQTSNLFNVPTYGIYTIRVIDACGNSNSKQITVDSTKFLPIIKKGPSCLGGKVVLKGISSSFFSYEWKKPYGTVFTGDSLVIYPMTTADTGTYLITKNVHVNGCNDQFFSSYRLRLYDISENTHSICKGGFVKVGPKTYTLPGLYKDTLKNAFGCDSIIISRLIAVPQIYDTNRVAICSGEHFAIGSNNYNLPGIYIDSILNTGGCFDYTVTYLKVNGSKDTTHTSVCSGGSIKVGNNEYRTTGWYTDTFISHSGCDSIVVTDLKILPLKSNTLNKSICQGEHFTVGSHEYFQTGIYIDTITTSTCDSIVTLNLTVNAIRKDSLEKSICFGHVIKIGNHTYFKTGIYRDTIPSINCDSIIILNLTVQKEIREPFDDLSKEHCFEEGDLYVGPTWGKYFLWKNSGDTNQFIRITEGGIYTVTVTDEFGCSSTGDIFIKEYCIPKIFVPEAFSPNNDGLHDDLEIFGKYFTNFELKIFNRWGEIIFISNDRNKKWDGYYRNELMPIGSYPWIISYQSIFEEYGDKHVMTGSVTLVK, encoded by the coding sequence ATGAGAAATAAACTCGACCCAGTAAACCATAGAAGTTATGATCTTGATAAAAGAAAAATTTTTTCTATAAAACATTGTAACATATTCAACCTATTTGCGCCATTGATAAATATATCATTCACAAAAAAGGTCTGTTCTAATTATGTAAAAAACTCACCTGTATGTTGCAACACTACCATTTTTAGATTTTTATTTATTTGCTTCCTTTCATTTACTCACGTTATCTGCAAAGCACAAATAACAATTGATTCCATAAATACAACAATTAGTTCTTGCGGAAACAATGGGATAGCTTCAATTTTTGCAAAAAGTAAAAAATCAGATCCTGCACTTATGTATGAACTCATATCAGGACCATCAACTACAATAATTCAAAATAGTCCTGTATTTTCTTCATTGTCTCCCGGTAACTATGAAGTTAAAATTTATGATGTTGATTTTAATACAAAGGTCGAGCAATTTACAATTACCGGTAATTACCTGTTACCTTCATTGAATCCGGTAGGAATTAATCCTATATGTCCGGGGTTTACCAACGGCCAAATAAAAGGCAATCCTGATATTACAAAGGGAAGAGCCCCTTTCACCTGGGAAATGATATCTCCCGTGAGTAGCATTCCTCAATTGAGTGACCAATTTACCAATCTTACTACAGGATCTTATACAATTCGCATGACTGATGCATGTGGAAACTTTCAGACACGAACGGTTATTTTGGGTACTGGTAGTACAGGATTGTCACAATGGTCAAATGGAGTGCCCGTTGTTTCAAAGGTAGGATGTGACTCCATGATTTTAATGCACTACTTCAAAATTTCAAAAGAATATGCCAAGATCTCTCTTACGCTGACAATAGAATCCCCAGTAGGAGTTATTAACAAAAAAGTTATCCCTACACCAATCGACACAATTAATTTCTTTCCTGGATTATATTGGATAATTGACACAATTGCAGGAGCTGATTATGGACAACATTTAAAAGTATGTCTGACCGACACTTGCGGTGTTTCCATATGTGGTGCTACAGAGACCATATCCCCTTTTGATTTCGATCTGGAATATAAAGTATCTGGTAATTGTGATAATAAAATGAGTGCAATAGTTATCCTTAAATCTTATCCATGGTATAGTGATTACATGTATACAGATATTATGAAGCCCATAAAGATGACGTTGACGGATATTGCACTGAACACTGTCGTAGATTCAATGGAATGCACAAAAGATATGGCTTGCGGACTTACATTAAATGAGCATGAAGGCGGAAGAAATTATAAGCTTCAAATCATTGATGGTTGTGGAACAGTTTTCGAGAAAGATATTTTATGGCCAATCCCTGATGCTCCTTTTATTGCTTTTGGATCTGGAGCAGGTTGTCTGGACTCCACTTCAATAGGATATTTTCAAGTATTTAACTTTCGTTCAGTTGCAACAATGGAATTTCTTTCTGGTCCAACCACGCTAGGAAGCACCAAACCAGGATATAAATTTTCTGACAAAATCACTTACCCAAAATCATTCCAGATAATTCCGGGAGGACAGTTCTCTATTAAAAATATGGTTCCGGGAAGATACACTTATAGATGCTCTGATCATTGTGGAAATGTAATTACAGACTCCATTGAAATATATCCATTTACTGTATCAAATTTCAAGTATAGCTTTTCTTTAAAGAAAGGATGTGCCGGAGACAATATATTATATTTTGACGGGAGAAGTGATAATACTGCTGGACTTCATATCAAAGATCTTTCTACTGGAAATTATATCTATTTAAATCAAAACGTTTGGTCAAATGATTCACTAACATCTCTCCCTCCGGGGAAATATGGGCTTGAAATATACTATGGGAATTATAATTTGGGCGGCTACTTTTACAATGGATCCATGTCAGACAAAAATAATGACTGTTGGGCAGTATATGATACTATTACAATACCGGCTCATAATTTTAATGCTGTCAAATCAAACGTATCCATTTTCTGTAATGGAAACACATTTGTGGAAATAAATGTAGACAGCACTAGTGGCGTTCCACCATATCAGTATGAGATAACAAGTGGGCCTAAAGTTTTTCCATTACAAACCAGTAATCTTTTTAATGTCCCAACTTATGGAATATATACGATACGTGTGATAGATGCATGTGGAAACTCCAACTCAAAACAGATCACTGTAGATTCCACAAAATTCCTACCTATTATAAAAAAAGGGCCTTCATGCCTTGGAGGAAAAGTTGTACTTAAAGGGATATCATCCAGCTTTTTTTCTTATGAATGGAAAAAACCTTATGGCACTGTTTTTACAGGAGATTCACTTGTTATTTATCCAATGACCACAGCTGATACAGGTACATATTTAATAACAAAAAACGTTCATGTAAATGGATGTAATGATCAGTTTTTTTCTTCTTATCGTCTTCGCCTCTATGATATATCAGAGAACACTCATTCTATCTGCAAAGGAGGTTTTGTAAAGGTAGGTCCCAAAACCTATACACTTCCTGGCTTGTACAAGGATACTCTAAAAAACGCCTTTGGCTGTGATAGTATTATAATTTCCAGGCTCATTGCTGTTCCGCAAATATATGACACCAATCGCGTTGCAATTTGCTCAGGTGAGCATTTTGCTATCGGGTCCAATAACTACAACCTTCCGGGCATATATATAGATTCTATATTGAATACAGGAGGATGCTTCGATTACACTGTTACATATTTAAAAGTAAATGGAAGTAAAGATACAACTCATACATCAGTTTGTTCTGGAGGAAGTATTAAGGTTGGTAATAATGAATATCGCACAACAGGATGGTATACGGATACTTTTATTTCTCATTCTGGCTGCGATAGCATTGTTGTTACAGACCTTAAAATACTTCCTTTAAAATCAAACACCTTGAACAAATCAATATGCCAAGGTGAACATTTCACAGTCGGAAGCCACGAATATTTTCAAACCGGAATCTATATAGATACTATCACCACTTCCACATGTGACAGTATAGTCACACTGAATCTCACAGTAAACGCTATAAGAAAAGATTCATTAGAAAAAAGTATATGTTTTGGCCATGTAATTAAAATCGGAAACCATACATATTTTAAAACTGGAATATATAGAGATACAATACCAAGTATAAACTGTGATAGTATTATTATTTTGAACCTTACAGTACAAAAAGAAATAAGGGAGCCATTTGACGATCTTTCCAAGGAACATTGCTTCGAGGAAGGTGACCTATACGTTGGTCCTACATGGGGCAAGTATTTTCTCTGGAAAAATTCTGGAGATACAAATCAATTTATAAGAATTACTGAAGGTGGAATATATACAGTAACTGTCACTGATGAATTTGGATGCTCATCTACAGGAGACATTTTCATAAAAGAATATTGCATTCCAAAAATTTTTGTACCTGAAGCATTTTCACCAAATAATGATGGCCTACATGACGATCTTGAAATATTCGGTAAATATTTTACAAATTTTGAATTAAAGATTTTTAACAGATGGGGAGAAATCATATTCATCTCAAATGATAGAAATAAAAAATGGGATGGATATTACAGAAATGAACTCATGCCAATTGGCTCATACCCATGGATAATAAGTTACCAAAGCATATTTGAAGAGTACGGAGATAAACATGTTATGACTGGCAGCGTGACACTTGTTAAATAA
- a CDS encoding PorP/SprF family type IX secretion system membrane protein, with protein MKQLILNIILILCLTKVSAQDLQYSQFYANALYLSPSFAGSEGNSRGILASRYQWPGLEAAYFTTTASVDHYFHEYRSGVALIATSDLSMASKLKSKAAGIIYCYQMNLNKKIVFRPSIQFSYVTRSIDFDKLTFGSQYNDDGFQGGATRETLNSATISYATIAAGGLIYTEDYWIGITGNNLNTPNQSFMDGKSSLPAKVSFFGGYKFRKGSLLQNINADPNEEKSLTPTFLYKMQGKSDQLDIGLYGRYNILIAGFWYRGIPVKLYKPERSNNDALVFLVGLARNGFKIGYSYDYTISRLALYSGGSHELTLSIGQKKAKKTKIRKKLPCPSF; from the coding sequence ATGAAACAACTTATACTCAATATTATATTGATACTATGTCTGACAAAAGTTAGTGCACAGGATTTACAATATTCCCAATTTTACGCAAATGCCTTATATCTGAGTCCATCTTTTGCCGGGTCTGAAGGCAATTCACGTGGCATCCTTGCTTCACGATATCAATGGCCTGGCCTTGAAGCTGCTTACTTTACTACAACAGCTTCGGTAGATCATTATTTTCATGAATACAGGTCAGGTGTTGCCTTAATAGCCACATCCGACCTTTCTATGGCATCGAAGCTTAAATCAAAAGCTGCAGGTATCATTTATTGTTATCAAATGAACCTTAACAAAAAAATTGTATTCAGGCCTTCCATACAATTTTCATATGTTACAAGAAGTATAGATTTTGACAAACTAACCTTTGGTTCACAATATAATGATGATGGTTTTCAGGGTGGAGCTACAAGAGAAACATTGAACTCCGCTACTATTTCATATGCAACCATAGCCGCCGGAGGATTGATCTATACAGAGGATTACTGGATTGGTATTACCGGTAATAATTTAAATACACCCAATCAAAGCTTTATGGATGGTAAAAGTTCTTTACCAGCGAAAGTTTCTTTCTTCGGAGGTTATAAATTCAGAAAGGGATCTCTGTTGCAAAATATAAATGCTGACCCAAACGAGGAAAAAAGCTTAACCCCAACCTTCCTATATAAGATGCAAGGTAAATCAGATCAACTGGATATAGGACTTTATGGAAGATATAATATACTTATTGCCGGTTTCTGGTATAGAGGAATTCCAGTAAAGCTTTATAAACCGGAAAGAAGTAATAATGATGCTTTAGTTTTTTTAGTTGGTCTTGCCCGGAATGGATTTAAAATAGGTTATAGTTATGATTATACAATTTCAAGACTAGCTTTATACTCTGGTGGATCACATGAGCTTACACTATCAATAGGGCAAAAAAAGGCTAAAAAAACAAAGATCCGAAAGAAACTCCCCTGTCCGAGTTTTTAA
- a CDS encoding acyl-CoA desaturase: protein MIIIIFFILHWYISLFSQTFFLHRYSAHRMFTMNKTWEKFFYLILYISQGSSYLTPRAYGILHRMHHAYSDTEKDPHSPHHNKNVFTMMWKTRKIYNDIVDNNSNAESGFKKNLPEWELIDKIGEMGISRILWALIYIAFYITFATQWWMFLLLPVHFLMSPVHGAIVNWFGHKIGYSNFKNGDESKNTLPVDFLMLGELFQNNHHKYASRANFGVKKFEFDPVFPFIKIFSFFRIIKMEKL, encoded by the coding sequence ATGATCATCATAATCTTCTTTATATTACATTGGTACATTTCATTATTTTCTCAAACTTTCTTCCTGCATAGATACAGTGCTCACAGAATGTTCACTATGAATAAAACCTGGGAGAAGTTCTTTTATCTTATTCTGTATATAAGTCAGGGATCTTCATACCTGACACCAAGGGCATATGGAATTCTTCACAGAATGCATCATGCCTATAGCGATACTGAAAAAGATCCTCATTCGCCGCACCATAATAAAAATGTATTTACTATGATGTGGAAGACAAGGAAGATCTATAATGACATTGTCGACAATAATTCAAATGCAGAATCCGGTTTTAAGAAAAATCTTCCCGAATGGGAACTTATTGATAAGATTGGAGAAATGGGAATATCAAGAATACTATGGGCTTTGATATATATAGCCTTTTATATCACATTCGCCACACAATGGTGGATGTTCCTGCTGCTTCCTGTGCATTTTCTTATGTCACCAGTACATGGAGCTATAGTAAACTGGTTTGGTCATAAAATCGGATACAGCAATTTTAAAAATGGCGACGAATCAAAAAACACATTACCTGTAGATTTTTTGATGCTTGGTGAATTATTCCAGAATAACCATCACAAATATGCAAGCCGAGCAAACTTCGGTGTAAAGAAATTCGAATTTGATCCTGTATTTCCTTTCATCAAAATATTTTCATTCTTTCGGATTATAAAGATGGAAAAACTTTGA
- a CDS encoding ADP-ribosylglycohydrolase family protein — protein sequence MEIKFKDILFGIAIGDAYGAGLEFQDRDWIRKNVDFSCFLNKRTDLADVVDSFGNKVKNYNEWDYTDDTEMTIGCIKALVSKKKFSEDLLIEYWIKEYEEDKKQKGIGRHGHGSMRWVYNGEKTIEDVRDFQKNRPNPGNGPTMRAIPFGFVNEDLIDRFATINANATHPNPKAVASSVCIARAAEYLIIKKLKAEKIIDYCLPFIQNIDTEFYDKLKTVNTLPTFSLLSESEYENICGAQPIIKPYYPEGITGLPSDAMYTALSALYILKHSQSTFEGFKQAIYLGGDVDSVASIITGILAGRYGLESMPHYMIEKVEGKSILLKLADLWQRYYYSSDL from the coding sequence ATGGAAATTAAATTTAAAGATATACTTTTTGGAATAGCTATTGGAGATGCATATGGCGCAGGTCTTGAATTTCAGGACCGAGACTGGATACGAAAGAATGTAGACTTTTCTTGTTTTCTGAATAAAAGAACAGATCTTGCAGATGTTGTTGATTCCTTTGGTAACAAAGTAAAAAATTATAATGAATGGGATTATACTGATGACACTGAAATGACCATAGGTTGCATAAAAGCCTTGGTTTCTAAAAAAAAATTTTCTGAAGATCTATTGATAGAATATTGGATAAAAGAATATGAAGAAGATAAAAAACAAAAAGGTATAGGTCGTCATGGCCATGGATCTATGCGCTGGGTTTATAATGGAGAAAAGACCATCGAAGACGTCCGGGACTTTCAAAAGAACAGACCTAACCCTGGCAACGGTCCTACTATGCGAGCAATCCCATTTGGCTTTGTTAACGAAGATCTTATTGATCGTTTTGCTACCATCAATGCAAATGCAACACATCCGAACCCTAAAGCAGTTGCTTCAAGTGTTTGTATTGCAAGGGCGGCGGAATATCTTATCATTAAAAAACTGAAAGCTGAAAAAATTATAGACTATTGTTTACCCTTTATCCAAAACATAGATACAGAATTTTATGATAAGTTAAAAACAGTAAACACTCTCCCCACCTTTTCCCTACTTTCAGAATCTGAATATGAAAATATTTGCGGAGCTCAGCCTATAATAAAGCCTTATTATCCCGAAGGTATTACAGGCCTCCCCTCAGACGCGATGTATACCGCTTTGAGTGCACTTTATATCTTAAAGCATTCCCAATCTACATTCGAAGGTTTTAAACAAGCTATTTACCTGGGAGGTGATGTTGACTCTGTTGCATCCATCATCACAGGGATACTGGCAGGAAGATATGGACTTGAAAGTATGCCTCATTATATGATAGAAAAGGTAGAGGGAAAAAGTATACTGTTAAAATTGGCAGACCTCTGGCAGAGATATTACTATTCATCTGATCTTTGA
- a CDS encoding DinB family protein, translating into METTFKIWETSRKRYSEYLDKYALEQLNKIPSGFNNNLIWNIGHIIVAQQALVYKSTELPWHISDELFDLYKSGTKPMGDTTQEEVDNLKVLLTSLIEKTRKDFYDGVFITFNERITGTGFHLGSLTDAFEFNNYHEALHLGFMMNIRKFV; encoded by the coding sequence ATGGAAACAACATTCAAAATTTGGGAAACAAGCAGAAAACGCTATTCAGAATACTTGGATAAATACGCATTAGAACAACTGAACAAGATTCCTAGCGGTTTTAACAATAATCTGATCTGGAATATCGGACATATCATAGTTGCTCAACAAGCATTGGTTTATAAATCCACAGAATTACCCTGGCATATTTCTGATGAATTATTTGATCTGTATAAATCAGGCACCAAGCCTATGGGAGACACCACGCAGGAAGAAGTCGATAATTTAAAAGTCCTTTTAACTTCTCTTATTGAAAAAACCAGAAAGGATTTTTATGATGGGGTATTCATTACTTTCAATGAACGGATAACAGGAACCGGGTTTCATCTGGGGTCATTAACTGATGCCTTTGAATTTAACAACTATCATGAAGCGCTTCACTTAGGATTTATGATGAACATAAGGAAGTTCGTTTAG